The proteins below come from a single Drosophila busckii strain San Diego stock center, stock number 13000-0081.31 chromosome X, ASM1175060v1, whole genome shotgun sequence genomic window:
- the LOC108607133 gene encoding homeobox protein vnd gives MSNYNPNCGYFEDCSYYTNNAYQQDYCMQPDYEYKQHVYDLFDAKVPSSQRSGFHISDILNLEGSELKSAAAVAAAAAHHTHSHHSTELESSNGHVHAVAPAALSPTPNATLPPTAASAEQHITPVGEHQTTAHLPHEQQQQQQQHHQQQQQLHQQHQLHAHHQHQPLSHHQSAALAQPPHVGAHAQAAAHLLVSHNAVAAAAVAAGQYLPKSFAGSFGDEMSSYHHMAQTMLSHTGRSPWIKENELYGTQQPASPDSTSPLTSERSYTYIGSNCQTSPALSGDYKSYSRSADSDALSVGDALHTLHAGAAAAAAAGGTTAAHALHNNNNNNNNNNNNNNNSIKHDAGGGGSAHDDSLNEDGIEEDIDDIDDVDGSGGAGGLNADGMPNKKRKRRVLFTKAQTYELERRFRQQRYLSAPEREHLASLIRLTPTQVKIWFQNHRYKTKRAQNEKGYEHPGLLHGHATHPHHPAALPSPRRVAVPVLVRNGKPCLSDGSKLSQDCVNTATAMQNAAAHHLVALNGAAAYQHAAAAAAAGLHAHAHAHAHAHPHAQRAAWWP, from the exons ATGAGCAATTATAATCCAAATTGTGGTTACTTTGAGGATTGCAGCTATTACACAAATAATGCATATCAACAGGATTATTGCATGCAACCGGATTATGAATACAAACAACATGTCTACGA TTTGTTTGATGCCAAGGTGCCATCCTCGCAGCGCTCTGGCTTTCATATATCCGACATACTCAATCTGGAGGGCTCCGAGCTAAAgagcgccgccgccgttgccgccgcGGCTGCCCATCATACCCACAGCCATCACAGCACAGAGCTGGAGTCCAGCAATGGGCATGTGCACGCCGTTGCGCCCGCTGCTCTGTCGCCCACGCCCAATGCCACGCTGCCGCCCACTGCGGCCAGCGCTGAGCAGCACATAACGCCCGTTGGCGAGCATCAGACTACAGCGCATTTGCcacatgagcagcagcagcagcagcagcaacatcaccagcagcagcagcaactgcatcagcaacatcagctgCATGCGCATCACCAGCATCAGCCATTGTCGCATCATCAGAGCGCTGCACTGGCGCAGCCGCCACATGTGGGCGCGCATGCTCAGGCCGCTGCTCATCTGCTGGTCAGTCAcaatgcagttgctgctgcagctgtcgcCGCTGGACAATATTTGCCCAAAAGCTTTGCCGGCAGCTTTGGCGATGAGATGTCCTCCTATCATCACATGGCGCAGACAATGCTCTCGCACACAGGACGCTCGCCCTGGATCAAGGAGAACGAGCTATACG GCACACAGCAGCCCGCCAGCCCGGACAGCACCTCGCCACTGACCTCAGAGCGCAGCTACACCTACATAGGCTCCAATTGCCAAACATCGCCGGCGCTCTCGGGCGACTACAAGAGCTACAGTCGCTCAGCCGACAGCGATGCGCTTTCCGTAGGCGATGCGCTCCATACGCTGCATGCtggcgccgcagcagcagcagcagctggtggcaCCACTGCGGCGCATGCTctgcacaacaataacaacaacaataataataacaataataacaataacaatagcatcAAGCATGatgcaggcggcggcggcagcgcacATGACGACAGTCTCAATGAGGACGGCATCGAGGAGGATATTGACGATATTGACGATGTAGATGGCAGCGGCGGTGCTGGCGGCCTCAATGCCGACGGCATGCCCAACAAGAAGCGCAAGCGACGCGTGCTGTTCACCAAAGCGCAAACCTATGAGCTGGAGCGACGCTTTCGCCAGCAGCGCTATCTAAGCGCTCCCGAGCGCGAGCATCTTGCCAGCCTCATACGCCTGACGCCGACGCAAGTAAAGATTTGGTTTCAAAATCATCGCTACAAGACCAAGCGCGCTCAGAACGAAAAGGGCTACGAGCATCCAGGACTGCTGCATGGCCATGCTACGCATCCGCATCATCCAGCCGCGCTGCCCTCGCCCAGACGCGTAGCTGTGCCCGTGCTGGTGCGCAATGGCAAGCCCTGCCTAAGCGATGGCAGCAAGCTCAGCCAGGATTGCGTCAACACAGCCACCGCCATGCAAAACGCCGCCGCTCATCATCTGGTGGCGCTCAATGGCGCCGCTGCCTATCAGCATgccgcagctgccgccgccgctggaCTGCATGCTCACGCTCATGCCCATGCGCACGCTCATCCGCATGCGCAGCGCGCTGCCTGGTGGCCCTAA